From a single Fulvivirga ulvae genomic region:
- a CDS encoding response regulator encodes MKEQILVVDDEVEICLLLSGMLRKMGFGAEYAHSVSEGIEKIGKREYDIVFLDLNLPDGLGFHLIPKVKTANPNSKVIIISAYDGSVERQRAVSEGAHFFIPKPFNKKMIVNALEELHIPHSS; translated from the coding sequence ATGAAGGAACAGATACTGGTGGTAGATGATGAAGTAGAAATATGTTTATTATTATCTGGTATGTTGCGGAAAATGGGTTTTGGAGCAGAATATGCGCATAGTGTTTCAGAAGGAATCGAGAAAATAGGTAAAAGAGAATACGATATTGTATTCCTTGACCTTAACTTACCCGATGGTCTTGGTTTCCACCTAATACCCAAAGTGAAGACGGCTAATCCTAATTCCAAGGTAATAATCATCAGCGCTTATGACGGCAGTGTTGAAAGACAACGAGCTGTGTCAGAGGGCGCCCATTTTTTTATTCCTAAGCCCTTTAATAAAAAAATGATAGTAAATGCCCTGGAGGAGTTGCATATACCACATTCTTCCTGA
- a CDS encoding DUF748 domain-containing protein, producing the protein MLNKKFIIISGTILLVILALGTFLLFEYANPWIEEKLAKQLDSLKNSSLNLTYKDLDVNILSGHASLDSVSITSVEGKNHYTFSFGQLSISGLGVVSYLLNNQIKVGSIKLSSPHLVFTRVLDADSLNRQETSAPPDLPDLVIKSFETDNGTFIIRNKKGDSSNQLVSGKFELDVENIEADSATSHEFKYVDIGELGFRLSDINITFPDSLYLTTIKKVNFNLNNRSIEIDSTTIKSRHEKYKLSHVVNHEIDWLDLYNPTIKISGISIDQLLNNGAYYTEKITIEGFNALVFRDKRLPFPQKPDTELLHQFIAKLKPKIAIDTIQLKRGNIEYQEFVKQGVGPGKVTFEELYASFYNFTNVDSIQKKSKYTAYMDARSNVMGKTLLQASFTFPLTDNHQQYTVSGSMKGVELEAFNPMLEDVAFVKIQQGHMNDLDFSFKYNQEESNGTMKFAYEGLKINTLDKESNQSKGLGENIKSFIANTFVVKTNNVKDGNFRVGSIQFKRDKKKSIFNYWWKSLLTGFRSSTGIKAPEETIDMN; encoded by the coding sequence TTGCTGAACAAAAAATTTATAATTATATCAGGCACCATCTTGTTAGTCATACTGGCCCTTGGTACCTTTCTTTTATTTGAATATGCCAATCCATGGATAGAAGAAAAGCTTGCAAAGCAACTTGACTCACTAAAAAACAGCTCACTAAACCTTACATACAAAGATCTGGATGTTAATATTCTTTCTGGTCATGCCTCACTGGACAGCGTTTCGATTACTTCAGTCGAAGGAAAGAACCATTACACCTTCAGCTTTGGTCAGTTAAGTATAAGCGGGCTGGGTGTAGTATCTTATTTGCTCAACAATCAGATCAAGGTAGGAAGTATTAAATTGAGCAGCCCTCACCTGGTTTTCACAAGAGTGCTGGATGCCGATAGTTTAAATCGGCAGGAGACTTCTGCCCCCCCCGATCTGCCAGACTTGGTGATCAAGTCCTTTGAAACCGATAATGGTACTTTTATCATCCGCAATAAAAAAGGTGATAGCAGTAATCAACTTGTATCGGGTAAATTTGAACTGGATGTTGAAAACATCGAAGCTGACTCTGCCACAAGCCATGAGTTTAAGTATGTGGACATCGGCGAGCTCGGCTTCAGGTTGTCTGACATCAACATTACCTTCCCTGACAGCCTCTATCTCACAACCATTAAAAAGGTGAATTTCAACCTGAACAACAGAAGTATTGAAATAGACTCTACCACAATTAAAAGCAGGCATGAAAAATACAAATTATCTCATGTTGTTAATCATGAAATTGACTGGCTGGACCTTTATAACCCAACAATAAAAATCAGTGGTATCAGTATAGACCAACTATTGAATAATGGTGCGTATTATACCGAAAAGATTACAATTGAAGGCTTCAATGCACTGGTATTCCGTGACAAAAGGCTGCCCTTTCCTCAGAAGCCGGATACGGAGCTCCTGCATCAGTTCATAGCCAAACTCAAGCCTAAAATAGCCATAGATACCATCCAGTTAAAACGGGGAAATATTGAATACCAGGAATTCGTAAAGCAGGGTGTCGGACCGGGCAAGGTAACTTTTGAAGAGCTATATGCCTCATTTTATAACTTCACCAATGTTGATTCTATACAAAAGAAAAGCAAGTACACTGCTTATATGGATGCCCGGTCAAACGTGATGGGAAAAACATTGCTTCAGGCTTCCTTTACCTTTCCTTTGACAGATAACCACCAGCAGTATACGGTTTCAGGAAGTATGAAGGGTGTGGAACTGGAAGCCTTTAACCCTATGCTTGAAGATGTGGCCTTTGTCAAAATTCAGCAGGGCCATATGAACGATCTGGACTTTAGCTTTAAGTATAATCAGGAAGAATCCAACGGCACTATGAAATTCGCTTATGAAGGCCTGAAAATAAATACGCTTGACAAAGAATCAAACCAAAGTAAAGGGCTCGGCGAAAATATTAAGTCATTTATAGCCAACACTTTTGTAGTGAAAACCAACAATGTTAAGGATGGCAACTTCAGGGTAGGAAGTATTCAATTTAAGAGGGATAAAAAGAAGTCCATATTCAATTACTGGTGGAAGTCACTGCTTACGGGGTTCAGGTCGAGCACAGGCATTAAAGCACCGGAAGAAACCATTGACATGAACTAG
- a CDS encoding ShlB/FhaC/HecB family hemolysin secretion/activation protein, giving the protein MSENQRRQSVLIPYILFFFVLAGCNTIKPYIARDYRDWKAHNTPESEIIHSVYLYGDGGELETGKVLDVLRSKIMEEAENNSSLVFLGDNIYLRGLPEESDDDREEKERIIRMQMDVAEGYTGNVIFVPGNHDWNYSSEGGLAQVMRQEDFVEEYLNRGNTFLPDNGCPGPVEVRVNDALTIIVIDTEWWIHKYDKPHAPENGCSVEDKLDFVIQLEDMVRNNDGRHVLIAAHHPIFSNGNHGGHYNLLDNIFPLRLVRDNLYIPLPVIGSLYPLLRKAGVTPQDIPNAEFQQYKKAVLSIIEQRSNTVYAAGHDHNLQLRKEGLMHHIVSGSGAKLNFAARGFGATYVHQKAGFARLVYYKNGEAWVEYYIVDNENPEGKLAFRNALYALSPKETAVADAEEVPDYSDSVRVMAANKKYKIGKFGSIFLGSHYRKEWTTPIEVPYIDLKNYRGGLKPVMKGGGKQTISIRFIDDDSVQYTLRSIDKFPAGAIPDIFKDTWVNDFVKDQTTTSHPYGALVVPKMSEALGIYYTKPELYYTPFTPYLGPYIDDFGGRMGLMEIRPDEDLSGYKRFGYSQNIVSTETLFDHLEDDNDNEVDEEMYLKSRFFDMLIGDWDRHDDQWRWAEYEKPDKGSVFRPVPRDRDQVFSLYDGFIPWLLSRKWAFRNFSSFDYDISDIRGLNFSARNLDRRLLNGLSQEEWLDIARQVMEELTDEVIDEAVKDLPEEVYHISGPEIAAKLKARRNDFIKYAHHYYKFLAEEVDIVGSDKHEYFEVQRLNDAETRVQVFKTKKEGNITEKLFDRVFFTDETDEIRLYGRDGFDRFVISGKVDDGITIRVIGGDEKEDIFIDSSYVRGSARKTLFYDNDDNRPNMTPGPETRIFTSEKESINAYNRNSFEYDYIGPRLNFEYNVDDGLYLGGGIKIERHGFRRHPLQTGHVLIANYAMQTNAFNFRYDGWFYSILGPSWDLNLDLDLKGPQYVFNYFGQGNETENTRHIDYYRIRMNSLKVNAAVVRRVSGAFQIGVGPYFEYTDVNEKEDSFLGEMPAQSMVNTNSVQFIGAKLYSHLSLVDFPVNPRKGVVWRNEVNFYNEIDNGEASFMNLNTDLALYFTPNLPVQVTFASRIGAATNVGDFYFYQSNFIGNQDNLRGYRRTRFAGKSSFYNNNEVRFKLFNVRNNLLNGDLGVFGFFDQGRVWGEGQSSSDMHRSFGPGIYLHFFEIFLLSGSYGISEEDQLLTFRAGFLF; this is encoded by the coding sequence ATGTCTGAAAATCAGAGGAGACAAAGCGTATTAATCCCATACATTTTATTTTTTTTTGTTTTGGCCGGGTGCAACACCATTAAACCCTATATAGCACGAGATTATCGTGATTGGAAAGCACATAATACACCCGAATCAGAAATTATACACAGTGTGTACCTGTATGGTGATGGCGGAGAGCTTGAAACCGGAAAGGTGCTGGATGTGCTTAGAAGTAAGATAATGGAGGAGGCTGAGAACAATAGTTCGTTAGTATTCCTGGGCGACAATATTTACCTCAGGGGATTGCCGGAAGAAAGCGATGATGACCGCGAAGAAAAAGAAAGGATAATCAGGATGCAGATGGATGTAGCTGAAGGATACACTGGCAATGTTATTTTTGTTCCTGGAAATCACGACTGGAATTATAGTAGCGAAGGCGGGCTGGCGCAGGTTATGAGGCAGGAGGATTTTGTAGAGGAATATTTAAACAGAGGTAACACTTTTCTTCCTGATAATGGTTGCCCGGGACCCGTAGAAGTCCGTGTAAATGATGCCCTCACCATCATTGTCATTGATACGGAATGGTGGATACACAAGTATGACAAGCCCCATGCACCGGAAAATGGCTGTAGCGTTGAGGATAAACTGGACTTTGTTATTCAACTGGAGGATATGGTGAGGAACAATGATGGACGTCATGTATTGATTGCAGCTCACCATCCCATATTTAGTAACGGAAACCATGGAGGCCATTATAACCTTCTGGATAATATTTTTCCGCTCAGGCTGGTTCGTGATAACCTGTACATTCCGCTGCCGGTAATAGGCTCTTTATACCCTTTGTTGAGAAAGGCGGGAGTTACTCCCCAGGATATTCCCAATGCTGAGTTTCAGCAGTATAAAAAAGCAGTTTTATCAATCATAGAGCAGAGGAGCAATACTGTGTATGCCGCCGGTCATGATCATAATCTACAGCTCAGGAAGGAGGGGCTGATGCATCATATTGTAAGTGGTTCGGGGGCAAAGCTCAACTTTGCGGCACGTGGTTTTGGAGCAACATATGTACATCAGAAGGCTGGTTTTGCCCGGTTGGTCTATTACAAAAACGGGGAAGCATGGGTTGAATATTATATTGTAGATAATGAAAACCCCGAAGGAAAGCTGGCATTCAGAAATGCTCTTTACGCTTTAAGTCCAAAGGAGACTGCTGTAGCAGATGCTGAAGAAGTGCCAGACTACTCGGACAGCGTCAGAGTAATGGCTGCCAATAAAAAATATAAGATTGGAAAGTTCGGTTCGATTTTTTTGGGAAGCCATTATCGCAAGGAATGGACCACACCCATTGAAGTGCCTTACATCGACCTTAAAAACTATCGGGGAGGGTTAAAACCAGTAATGAAAGGCGGAGGTAAACAAACTATTTCTATCAGGTTTATTGACGACGATAGTGTACAATACACTTTGCGCTCCATAGATAAATTTCCTGCAGGTGCCATTCCTGATATATTTAAAGATACCTGGGTCAATGATTTTGTCAAGGATCAAACTACTACATCTCATCCTTATGGGGCATTGGTTGTACCAAAAATGTCAGAAGCGCTGGGTATCTACTATACAAAACCCGAGCTTTACTATACACCCTTTACTCCATACCTGGGGCCATATATCGATGATTTTGGCGGTAGAATGGGGTTAATGGAAATAAGGCCCGATGAAGACCTGAGTGGTTATAAGCGATTCGGTTATTCGCAGAACATTGTAAGTACCGAAACATTGTTTGATCACCTCGAAGATGATAACGATAATGAGGTGGACGAAGAAATGTATTTGAAGTCACGGTTTTTTGATATGCTCATAGGTGACTGGGACCGGCATGATGACCAGTGGCGGTGGGCTGAATATGAAAAACCTGACAAAGGCTCAGTTTTCAGGCCGGTACCCCGTGATCGTGACCAGGTATTTTCATTGTATGACGGCTTTATTCCCTGGTTGCTTAGCAGGAAGTGGGCATTCAGAAACTTCAGTAGCTTTGATTATGACATCTCAGATATCAGAGGCCTTAATTTCTCGGCCCGTAATCTGGACCGGCGGTTGCTCAATGGGCTGTCCCAGGAGGAATGGCTGGATATAGCCAGGCAGGTCATGGAAGAACTGACAGATGAGGTGATTGATGAGGCCGTAAAAGATTTACCCGAGGAAGTTTATCATATTTCGGGCCCTGAAATAGCAGCCAAACTGAAGGCGAGAAGAAATGATTTCATAAAGTACGCACATCACTATTATAAGTTTCTGGCTGAAGAGGTAGACATTGTGGGAAGCGATAAGCATGAATATTTTGAAGTGCAGAGACTGAATGACGCAGAAACCCGCGTGCAGGTGTTTAAAACGAAAAAGGAAGGCAATATAACAGAAAAGCTTTTTGACAGAGTGTTTTTTACCGATGAGACTGATGAAATCAGATTATATGGACGTGATGGATTCGATAGGTTTGTTATTTCAGGGAAAGTGGATGATGGGATCACTATACGTGTAATTGGTGGCGATGAGAAGGAAGATATATTTATTGATAGCTCCTACGTAAGGGGAAGTGCCCGCAAAACCTTGTTTTATGATAATGATGATAACAGGCCTAATATGACTCCCGGCCCTGAAACGAGGATATTTACTTCTGAAAAGGAGAGTATTAATGCTTATAACAGAAACTCATTTGAATATGACTACATCGGGCCCCGGTTAAATTTCGAATATAATGTGGACGATGGCTTATACCTGGGTGGGGGAATTAAGATCGAACGCCACGGTTTCCGCCGCCACCCGTTGCAGACCGGGCACGTGTTAATAGCTAACTATGCCATGCAAACCAATGCCTTCAACTTTAGGTACGACGGCTGGTTTTACTCCATACTTGGCCCTTCATGGGACCTTAACCTGGATCTGGACCTTAAAGGCCCTCAGTACGTTTTCAATTATTTCGGTCAGGGTAATGAAACAGAAAATACCAGGCATATAGACTATTATCGTATCAGGATGAATTCACTGAAGGTCAATGCTGCAGTGGTAAGAAGGGTTTCAGGTGCCTTCCAAATTGGAGTGGGACCATATTTTGAATATACAGATGTCAACGAAAAGGAAGATAGCTTTTTGGGAGAAATGCCGGCACAAAGTATGGTAAACACCAACAGTGTACAATTTATAGGAGCTAAGCTTTACTCTCACCTGTCATTGGTAGACTTTCCTGTTAATCCTCGAAAAGGAGTAGTTTGGAGAAACGAGGTTAACTTTTACAATGAAATAGACAATGGAGAAGCATCATTTATGAATTTAAATACTGATCTTGCACTATACTTTACACCTAATCTGCCCGTTCAGGTAACTTTCGCCAGTCGTATAGGAGCGGCCACCAATGTCGGAGATTTTTATTTCTATCAATCCAACTTTATTGGGAACCAGGATAACCTCAGAGGGTATCGCCGTACCCGATTTGCAGGGAAAAGTAGTTTTTACAATAACAATGAGGTGCGATTCAAGCTATTTAATGTCAGGAATAACCTGCTGAATGGCGACCTTGGTGTGTTTGGTTTTTTTGATCAGGGCAGAGTATGGGGCGAAGGGCAAAGCTCATCTGACATGCACCGATCATTCGGGCCGGGCATATATCTGCACTTTTTCGAGATATTTTTACTGTCAGGTTCTTACGGTATTTCTGAAGAGGATCAGCTGCTGACTTTCAGGGCCGGTTTTCTTTTCTAA
- a CDS encoding endonuclease/exonuclease/phosphatase family protein, whose amino-acid sequence METIFTALAIVTVLASLIKLVKKDAWWIRFFDFPQVQLVVIGFIAFIGLLFSWDLSVLTRDILLAMLLAILVYQSVIIFPYTFLARTESRKIHGASDEDQLSFMIANVYMYNRDYGKCLELIKDRNPDLLLMVETDHGWEKAMREIEGLFKYNVKYPLDNTYGILLYSKLELINPEVKFLVESDVPSIHTHIQLRNGKVTRLYALHPKPPSPTENDTSTERDAELYLVAKEIQHVKTPVIVAGDLNDVAWSHSTRMFQRISRMLDPRKGRGFFNTFHAGYPIFRWPLDHIFHSSEFGLADIKRLPDIGSDHFPMFIELIYIREGRKEEPMVEPVDEEDIEEANEKIRAAL is encoded by the coding sequence TTGGAGACAATTTTCACAGCCCTTGCCATTGTAACAGTTTTAGCTTCTCTGATTAAATTGGTTAAAAAAGATGCATGGTGGATTCGGTTTTTCGATTTTCCCCAGGTTCAACTTGTAGTAATAGGTTTCATAGCATTTATCGGCCTTTTATTCAGTTGGGATTTGAGTGTACTAACCAGGGACATCCTGCTGGCTATGCTGTTGGCTATATTGGTGTACCAGAGTGTTATCATATTTCCGTATACATTTTTAGCTCGTACAGAGTCACGGAAAATACACGGCGCATCAGATGAAGATCAGCTTAGCTTTATGATAGCCAATGTATACATGTATAATCGCGATTATGGTAAGTGTCTGGAACTTATTAAAGATCGTAACCCTGACCTGCTGCTTATGGTGGAGACTGACCATGGCTGGGAAAAAGCCATGAGAGAAATTGAAGGACTGTTTAAATATAATGTAAAATACCCTCTTGACAACACGTACGGCATCTTGCTTTACTCCAAGCTTGAGCTTATAAACCCGGAAGTCAAATTTCTGGTAGAGTCTGATGTCCCTTCGATCCATACACATATCCAATTGCGTAATGGAAAAGTTACCAGGCTTTATGCGCTGCATCCGAAGCCACCGAGCCCTACGGAAAACGATACTTCCACAGAACGCGATGCAGAGCTTTACCTTGTTGCTAAGGAAATACAACATGTAAAGACCCCTGTTATAGTAGCGGGGGATTTAAATGATGTGGCGTGGTCTCACAGTACACGGATGTTTCAGCGAATAAGCCGAATGCTTGATCCACGAAAGGGGAGAGGTTTTTTCAATACATTTCATGCCGGATACCCAATTTTCAGGTGGCCCCTTGATCATATTTTTCATAGTTCAGAATTTGGTCTGGCCGATATTAAGCGGTTACCCGATATAGGCTCCGATCATTTTCCGATGTTTATAGAACTGATATATATCAGAGAAGGCAGGAAGGAAGAGCCCATGGTAGAGCCCGTAGATGAAGAAGATATAGAGGAAGCCAACGAGAAGATCAGGGCTGCTTTGTAG
- a CDS encoding lmo0937 family membrane protein, whose translation MSDILYILAVILIIGWLLGAFVFSLGSLIHILLIFAVIAILFRLIRGRRL comes from the coding sequence ATGAGCGACATATTATATATTCTGGCAGTTATTCTGATCATAGGTTGGCTGCTGGGTGCATTCGTTTTTAGCCTGGGATCACTCATCCATATCCTTCTCATTTTCGCTGTTATAGCTATACTTTTCCGATTAATAAGAGGACGCAGATTATAG
- a CDS encoding sigma-54-dependent transcriptional regulator: protein MEKILIIDDDNDICLLLNKFLTKNNYEVEYVNTGEEAIRLLKKVTFDLVISDYRLPDEDGVSLLRKIKIINPDTAVIIITGYSDVRIAVQTLKHGAYDYVTKPLYPDEILVTVKDAIKQQKEQKQVAQTNTSNSRGRSKAQSKKYVSGRSSQAEIVQKHIDLIAPTDMSVIITGETGTGKEFVANAIHNKSQRKDQPFIAIDCGALPKELAGSELFGHMKGAFTGALADKQGSFELANGGTLFLDEIGNLTYENQIKLLRVLQERKIKRLGGIKDIDIDVRVIAATNEDLKETVRNGKFREDLYHRLNEFKIELSPLRERKTDILIFAEHFLQLANGQLNKNVERFESDVEEKLRNYYWHGNLRELQNVVKRSVLLCQGDSVSLECLPSEIISPDYLSSALISNDAQAADFTNLKSVSENAERSAIISVLEKTGYNKTKAAEVLNIDRKTLYNKLKAYDINI, encoded by the coding sequence ATGGAGAAAATACTAATAATTGACGATGACAATGATATTTGCCTGCTATTGAATAAATTCCTGACGAAGAATAACTATGAAGTAGAATATGTAAATACTGGTGAGGAGGCCATCAGGTTGCTTAAAAAGGTGACTTTTGACCTGGTGATAAGCGACTATAGGCTGCCTGATGAAGACGGGGTAAGCCTCCTGAGGAAAATAAAGATTATAAATCCCGATACGGCCGTAATAATTATTACCGGCTATTCTGATGTGCGTATAGCTGTTCAGACTTTAAAACACGGAGCTTATGACTATGTAACGAAGCCGCTGTACCCTGATGAAATACTGGTGACAGTAAAGGATGCCATAAAACAACAGAAGGAACAAAAGCAGGTAGCACAGACAAATACAAGCAATAGCAGAGGAAGGTCCAAGGCGCAATCCAAGAAGTATGTTTCAGGCAGAAGCAGCCAGGCTGAGATCGTTCAAAAGCACATTGACCTCATTGCTCCGACTGATATGTCGGTGATCATTACCGGAGAGACAGGTACAGGAAAGGAGTTTGTTGCCAATGCAATCCATAACAAGAGTCAGCGTAAGGACCAACCCTTTATAGCTATAGATTGCGGTGCTTTGCCCAAGGAGTTAGCCGGTAGTGAGCTTTTCGGCCATATGAAAGGAGCTTTTACAGGGGCTTTGGCTGATAAACAGGGAAGCTTTGAATTGGCCAATGGAGGCACCTTGTTCCTTGACGAGATTGGAAATCTTACTTATGAAAATCAAATTAAACTGCTACGTGTACTCCAGGAAAGAAAAATTAAAAGATTGGGGGGAATAAAGGATATTGATATTGATGTACGTGTAATAGCTGCCACCAATGAGGATCTGAAGGAAACTGTACGAAATGGCAAGTTTAGAGAGGATCTATACCATCGGCTGAATGAATTCAAAATAGAACTCTCACCTCTCAGAGAACGGAAAACGGATATTCTGATATTTGCCGAGCATTTCTTGCAGTTGGCCAATGGCCAGCTAAATAAAAACGTAGAGAGGTTTGAGAGTGATGTAGAAGAAAAGCTTCGTAACTATTACTGGCATGGCAATCTGCGCGAACTGCAAAATGTTGTGAAGCGTTCAGTGTTGCTATGCCAGGGCGATAGTGTTAGTTTAGAGTGTCTTCCTTCTGAGATTATCTCTCCGGATTACCTCTCCTCAGCACTTATTTCAAATGATGCCCAGGCGGCTGACTTTACCAACCTGAAGTCAGTGTCTGAAAACGCCGAGCGAAGTGCAATTATAAGTGTGCTCGAAAAAACTGGCTATAACAAAACCAAAGCAGCAGAAGTATTGAATATAGACCGTAAAACTCTCTATAACAAATTGAAAGCATATGATATTAATATATAA